The genomic window CCGACGGAAAAGCGCGGCGGCAATGTGATTGTGCCGAGTACAGGCGAAAAGACTGCCGGGGACGAACGCTGGATGCGCGGCGAAGTACACGATCCACGCTCCTATTTGCTGGGCGGCGTCGCGGGTCACGCGGGCCTGTTTTCGACGGCAGATGATTTGGCGATCTATTGCCAGATGATGCTCAATCGCGGCGAATATCAGGGGCAAAGAATTTTAAGCCCGCTGACCGTCGCACGGATGACGCAGCCACGCGATTCCGGCGGCAATGGCGGCGAAGGGCAGTGGCGCGCGTTGGGCTGGGATTATTACAGCAGCTTTTCGGCTAATCGCGGCGACCTCTTTCCGGTGGGCAGTTTCGGGCACACAGGTTTTACCGGCACGGGCTTGTGGCTCGATCCGGCCAGCGAGACGTTTGTCGTATTCCTGAGCAATCGCGTGCATCCACGGCTGGATGCGGATGTGAACAAGCGGGCGGATGTGAGTTCGTTGCGTGCGCGCGTGGCGTCCATTGTCGCGGCTTCGATCTTGAACCCTCCTGATAACACAATTGATATAGATCGCCAGATACGCGAGCGCGGGCGACAGCGCTTAAGTGTCCTTGGTGGTCCGTCCTGGTTTGGCTCAAGATTTTTTGGTGTGCCGCTGTCGGACTCGAACACGCTGAATGGCATTGATGTACTCGAGAAAAACAGTTTCACCCAACTCAAAGGCAAACGCATTGGCCTCATCACCAACCACACGGGCCGCGATCGCGATGGCAACAGCACGATTGACCTGCTGGCGAATGCGCCGGGCGTCAAACTGGTCGCGCTCTTCTCGCCCGAACACGGCATTCGCGGCGTGATGGATGAGAAGGTGACGGACTCGAAAGACGAAAAGACGGGCTTGCCGATTTACAGCCTGTACGGCGAGACGCGCAAACCTACGCCACAGATGTTGCAGGGGCTGGATGCGCTGGTCTTTGACATCCAGGACATCGGCGCGCGTTTTTACACCTATCCCTCAACGATGGGCTTGGCGATGGAAGCCGCCGCGCAGCAAAAGCTGAAATTCATCGTGCTCGACCGCCTCAATCCGATTAACGGCGTGGATGTCGAAGGGCCGCTGGCCGATGCCGACAAGCTCTCGTTCATCGCGCATCACACGCTTCCCATTCGTCACGGCATGACCGTGGGCGAGTTGGCGCAGTTGTTCAACCAAGAGAAAAACATCAATGCTGATCTGCAAATCATCCGTGTCGAAAACTGGCGGCGCGAGCAATGGTTCGACGAAACGGGGCTGAGTTGGGTCAACCCTTCGCCGAATATGCGCAGCCTGACCCAAGCGACCTTGTATCCGGGTGTTTGTCTGCTGGAACCAACGAACGTTTCGGTCGGGCGCGGCACCAACACGCCGTTTGAACTCATCGGCGCGCCGTGGATTGACGGGCGCAAGCTGGCGGCGGCCTTGAATGCGGCCAACCTGCCCGGTGTGCGCTTTGTGCCGTTGCGCTTCAAGCCCACGGCCAGCGTGCATAAAGACGCCGATTGCGGCGGCATCAATCTGATCATCACGAACCGCGAAGTGTTTGAACCGGTGCTGACTGGATTGGAATTGATCGCGCAGTTGCACAAGCTCTATCCGCGTGAATTCGAGTTGAACAAGGTGCTGCGCTTGCTGGTCAATCAACAGGCGCTGGATGCGCTCGCCAAAGGGTCGGATGGGCGCGCGCTGAAACAGGTTTATGAACGCGACCTCGAAAGTTTCCGTGCGTTGCGGGCGCGGTATCTGCTATATTGAGCGCCCTGTTGTAGAAGTTGTTGTCCCGTAATCCTGAACATTGGTGCATAGAGGAATGGAGGCGCGCATGAACCGAGTTGTTGGCGTGCTGGCTATTCTGGGGAATGAGGTGTAAGGCTTGTGAGGTTCGCACGTGCCCGCCGGTTGTTGTTTTTCCCCCTCGGCAAACCATGAAAAGAGTTGCATATCTACTGATTCCGGTTTTGATTATTTGCGTGAGCGCGTTTGTGGTCGCCCAGAAAACGGTGCCCGCGCTGACGCCGCCGGCGTTGCTGCGGTCGCTGAAGAGCGCTTCACACAGCGTCGCCGCCACCAAAACATTCGCGCGCAAACCCGAGGATGAGGCGCGCGCGCTATGGGTCGTGCGTTACACGATGGCCTCGCCGACGGCCTTGCGCGATTCGATCAAGCGGGCCAAAGAGAATGGTTTCACCGACCTGCTCGTCCAGATTCGCGGGCGCGGTGATGCGTTTTACGATTCGAAATGGGAGCCGCGCGCCGAAGAGTTGCGCGCGCTGCCCGAAGATTTCGATCCGCTGGAAGTGATGATCCGCGAGGCGCACGCCGAGGGCTTGCGCGTGCACGCCTGGATCAATGCCTTTGTCGTCGCCAACGTCGGCACGCTGCCCAACCTGCCCGACCACATCATCTACAAACATCCCGACTGGCTGATGGTGCCGCGTCAACTGGCGCGCCAGCTTTACGGCATGGATCCGAAGGCACCCGAATATCTGAAGGCGTTGCGCGATTACACGCGCGCTCATCACGATGTGTTGGAGGGGCTGTATGCCTCGCCCGCCAACCCCGAAGTGCGCCAGCACCTGCGCAACATCTGGCTGGATGTGTTGAGCAAGTACGAGGTGGACGGCTTGCACTTCGATTATGTGCGCTATCCCAACTTCAACTTCGATTTCAACCGCAATTCGCTCGACCAGTTCCGCGCTGAGGTGGACGCCACGTTGAGCGAAAAGGATAAAGCGACGTTGCACCGGGTGGCGGCGCGGAACCCGCTGATCTATGCCACGACGTTTTATGATCGCTACGCGCACTTTCAGCGCCGCCAGGTGAGCGATACCGTCGAATCCATCTATCACGCGGTCAAAGCGCGCAAGCCCGACGTGACGGTTTCTGCGGCGGTGGCTGCCGACTATGCCGAAGGCTATCGCTCGCGCTTCCAAGATTGGAAGTCATGGTTGCGCAAAGGCATCATTGATGTGGTTTGTCCGATGGCTTATACGCCCAGCACCGAAGTCTTCCGCAAACAGATGGCGGAGGCCGTGACCTACGCCGGTGCGCAATCGGTGTGGGGGGGCATTGGTTCCTGGCGGCAGCCCGTGGACGGCACGCTGGAAAAGATTAAGGTCGCGCGCAAACTGGGCGCGCAAGGTTTCATCCTGTTTTCGTATGACAGCGCGGTGCAGTTTTCCGCGTTGAATCCGCAAAAGGATTATCTGGAACGTGTGCACGAAGGTTTGGTGGCGGATGACGGGCGCTAACGGCACCGGTTGAACGCATAAGCAAATCAGTTTCACCACGAAGCGACGAAAGGTTACGAAGAGCACAAAGAGCTTCGTAACCTTTCGTCGCTTCGTAGTTTTTATTGCGAGTGATGGCCCGATGGACAACAACGAGAGCGCCGAAGTAAAAAAGTATTCCACCGAACTCGCCGACCTGGAACGCGATTGCGAGATGGAGTTTTTCGTCGCGGGCGGCCCCGGCGGCCAGCATCGCAACAAGGTCGAAACCGGTGTGCGTCTGACACATCGGCCTACTGGGCTTGTCGTCACCGCGACCGAACGCCGCTCCCAATCCGCCAATCGTGAGGCTGCTTACGAACGGATGGCAGAGAAATTGGAAGCCCGCCAGCGCCAACAGAAGAAACGCTTCGCCACCAAACCCGGCAAAGCCGCCAAGGAAAGACGGCTGGAAGGCAAGCGGTTACAGAGCGAACGCAAACAATCCCGCAGCCGCAAAATCGAAAACGATTAAACCCCAGCTTCACCGTCCAGCGGCTTTGGCAGCCGCCTTTGCCGTCGCGCTCGGTTGCGGCGTTGCGGGTTGTTCACTTCCCGCCTGTGCCGGTTCAAGCTTGAAATTGCGCACCCGGAAAACGAGTTCGCGCGTCTCGTTCGGCGCGACGATGCGTTTGCCATCGCTCTTGAAAGTGATGACGTTTTCGCCCGGCGGTAGCGTGAATCTCTTGGCGTACTTGGTCCCGGCCTTATCCAGCTTCAAGCGCTCCTTGAAAAAGGGGCTGTCCAGTTCGAGTGTGCCGCCGTTGTCTACCGAAAGATTCATTTCAACATTGACCAACGCCGGTTGCGCGGTGCGATTGATGAGCTTGGCTTGGCCTTGCGCGCCGCACCAATGCCAGTTCTCTTCGGCATTGCGCTCCAGATCGTAACAACCCGCCTGCCAAACCACAGCCAGTGGCGCGGGCGCGACCGCTTCGGCGGGCAGCAGTTTGAAGTTGCGGACGCGAAAGACCAGTTCGCGGAAGTCGCTGGGCGAGAGCACGCGCTTGCCATCGCATTTGAAATAAACGAAATGCTCGCCCGGCGGCAGCGTGAAGCTCTGGGCGAATTTCTTGCCGTTTTTGTCCAAGGTCAGGCGTTCGCTGAAAAACGGGCTGGTCATTTCCAGCGTGCCGCCGTTGTCCACCGCCAACGTCATTTCCAAATTCACCTGTTTGGGCTTGTCGGTACGATTGACAAAAACGGCGCGCGCCTCGCTGCCGCCCCAACGCCAGTTATCGTCCGCTGTGCCCTCGAAGTCGGAAAAACCTTGTTGCCAAATCGCTGTCGGTGGATGCAGCGCTGCTGTGCGCCGCGCCGCCTGTTCGGGTTCAGCGACGGAGGTCAGCAAGCGTTGTTGGTATGGACGCAGATCAAAAAACGTCAACCGCTCGTCCGGGCTGACCAGCGGCGTGCCGAGCAAACCGCTCAACTCGTTTTCCAGCTTCGCATCGTTGTAGCCGAAGCGATCCACATACACGCCGCTGAAGTCCGACCACGCCAGCGTCTCGACCATTTCCGCCGCAGGCTTCAACGCCACCGCGCGCATCCACACATCGCCTTCGCGACCCTTGATCGTGCCGTAGCTCCAGCGCAACGACTTGCTGTGCAAATAGCCGCGCAGCAAATCGTAATCGTTCATCCGGGCGAACTTCGGATTTTCGGGAAAGGACACCGCAGGTAGTTGAAAGATCATTGCGCCCGGCGGCAATTGCGTTTCGACCTGCTGGACAAAAGTGCGGTCACTCTCAAAATCCTTTTTGAACTTCACGTAATCCGGAATGAACATCGGCGAAATCTGATCGAGCAGTCCGATGACCAACGTGCCCACCAACAGCGCCGCGAACAACCATTGCTGCCGCCGCGTCCGCACGCGCCGCTCGCGCACGCCATCCAGCCAGAGCGCCAGCGCGAAAAAGACAAAGCAGGCGATAAAGATGCTCAGCCGTGTATAGGCGCGAATCTGTGGCAGCCCAAAGAACGCCACCAGCGAACCGAAACCGCCAATCGTCCCCAGCAACACCGCGCTCAGGTTGAGTACGCTCAGATGATTGAAGACGCCGCGCGCGCCCGGTTCGTTCATCTCGCGCACGGCCGGTTTGTTGAAGAAGAACCACCACAGCAAGCCCAGAAAGCCGCCCGCGCCGACCAGCCCCAGCGTCGCGTCGTCGTTTTCGGTGAT from Acidobacteriota bacterium includes these protein-coding regions:
- a CDS encoding DUF1343 domain-containing protein; the protein is MFRIASSLSAVALSTLLIVQMTFAQNTIPLPTADPSAVGMSAQHLAYIDQAVTAEIARKQLPGAVVLVGRQGKVVWRKAYGNRALEPAPEVMTADTMFDLASLTKIVATATSVMLLVERGMVRLGDPVARYIPEFAANGKQNITVEQLLIHRSGLIADNDIKDYEQGPAQAMLNIWKLAPLNAPGTKFIYSDVNFITLAELVKRVSGKPVDQFAAENIYHPLGMKDTGFNPAASLRPRIAPTEKRGGNVIVPSTGEKTAGDERWMRGEVHDPRSYLLGGVAGHAGLFSTADDLAIYCQMMLNRGEYQGQRILSPLTVARMTQPRDSGGNGGEGQWRALGWDYYSSFSANRGDLFPVGSFGHTGFTGTGLWLDPASETFVVFLSNRVHPRLDADVNKRADVSSLRARVASIVAASILNPPDNTIDIDRQIRERGRQRLSVLGGPSWFGSRFFGVPLSDSNTLNGIDVLEKNSFTQLKGKRIGLITNHTGRDRDGNSTIDLLANAPGVKLVALFSPEHGIRGVMDEKVTDSKDEKTGLPIYSLYGETRKPTPQMLQGLDALVFDIQDIGARFYTYPSTMGLAMEAAAQQKLKFIVLDRLNPINGVDVEGPLADADKLSFIAHHTLPIRHGMTVGELAQLFNQEKNINADLQIIRVENWRREQWFDETGLSWVNPSPNMRSLTQATLYPGVCLLEPTNVSVGRGTNTPFELIGAPWIDGRKLAAALNAANLPGVRFVPLRFKPTASVHKDADCGGINLIITNREVFEPVLTGLELIAQLHKLYPREFELNKVLRLLVNQQALDALAKGSDGRALKQVYERDLESFRALRARYLLY
- a CDS encoding family 10 glycosylhydrolase, with protein sequence MKRVAYLLIPVLIICVSAFVVAQKTVPALTPPALLRSLKSASHSVAATKTFARKPEDEARALWVVRYTMASPTALRDSIKRAKENGFTDLLVQIRGRGDAFYDSKWEPRAEELRALPEDFDPLEVMIREAHAEGLRVHAWINAFVVANVGTLPNLPDHIIYKHPDWLMVPRQLARQLYGMDPKAPEYLKALRDYTRAHHDVLEGLYASPANPEVRQHLRNIWLDVLSKYEVDGLHFDYVRYPNFNFDFNRNSLDQFRAEVDATLSEKDKATLHRVAARNPLIYATTFYDRYAHFQRRQVSDTVESIYHAVKARKPDVTVSAAVAADYAEGYRSRFQDWKSWLRKGIIDVVCPMAYTPSTEVFRKQMAEAVTYAGAQSVWGGIGSWRQPVDGTLEKIKVARKLGAQGFILFSYDSAVQFSALNPQKDYLERVHEGLVADDGR
- a CDS encoding peptide chain release factor-like protein; the encoded protein is MDNNESAEVKKYSTELADLERDCEMEFFVAGGPGGQHRNKVETGVRLTHRPTGLVVTATERRSQSANREAAYERMAEKLEARQRQQKKRFATKPGKAAKERRLEGKRLQSERKQSRSRKIEND